CAGCGCGGAGCAATGGCGCTGGCGAGAATGCTCGATGAGCACCCGAAAGTTCAAAAGGTTTACTATCCCGGGCTGGAGTCGCATCCACAGCACGCACTCGCCAAATCCCAACAGGACGGTTTCGGAGCGATGCTCAGCTTCGACGTTGCGGAAGACCGCACGTTCGCTGAAAAGGTCTTCAAGAACCTGAAACTGTTCCAACTCGCCGAATCACTCGGAGGCGTTGAGTCGCTCATCGAATATCCAGAAACGATGAGCCATGCTTCGATGACCGCAGATGCACGCCGCGAAGCAGGCATCAGCGAACGGACTATCCGCGTCTCCGTCGGTATCGAGTCTCCCGAAGACCTCGTCGCCGACATGCGAAACGCTTTGGACGCCTAAGCAAGAAGTCAGTTCGACAGTATTGAGAGTGACAAGTCACTGCGATCGGTCGAGGACATCTCGAACCGATCGCAGGAATTTGCTCAGCACTTGGTGGCTACTCAAACATCGATCTGTTTGATGTATTCCGCTGCGAAGCGGTCAGCTATTCGATGACTCGTTTGCAGCTAAACTCAAAGTTGACTCCATCCGAGTTTGTGAAGTGGCCTTCCCAGTGGCCGATTTTCTGAAGAGACGCAAATCCAACACCACTGAATTGGAGTTTTGTTTTCGCGGATGGCTCCTGACCTGCTTTGTAAACGACGGCATCTTCGAAATTGAAACGGTTCTTGTGGGTCTTCTTGTTTTCCACACTCGTGCCAACAGGTCTCGTGAATTGATCGCGGTCAAAGTCCTTGGGGGACATGTCGACGTCGAGCGGCGGTTGAAACATTTGTCCGTTTTGGATCCGAAATGCTCCAATGGCAACCCGCTTCGGTCCCGCGACATTGCTGAACCGCATCACCCAAATCGCTCCCGGGACGGTGTCTTGAGCAGTGGCTGTGTGTGCGATTGACAATGCACTCATCAAAGCAGCAAAAATCAGAACTCGATTGATCATCAGTTGGGGCCCTTGATTGGGAGTTATGCAATCTTTACTCGCATGCCAGAGTAAGACCTCCCCGATCCATGGTCAACGCCGAGATCGCACGAGCGGATTCCACATCGAACTCAATCTGCTTCAACAACATTGGGCGTCGCGCTATTTCGCATGACGCCCTCTCATTGCTTCGACTCTTAAAATGGCCCACTGCTTTCGGCGTTTCACTCTCCAATTAACCCGAAGTGGCGGCAGCCTTCGAGGACCCCGCTCGTGGCGTCGCGTTCCGCTCGATAGAAACGGTTCGTCCAGTCTTTGGAGGAATGGTGTTCGGCAACTTTCTCAGCGAGCCAATCCGGAGCATTTTGAACGACGATCGAACGGAACCCAGCTTGGAAAGCTGCTAGGTCATTTCCCGAATCGCCAGCATAGACAATGTTTTCGTGCTTCACTCCTTGAGCATCAGCCCACCAATTGAGGGCATACGCTTTTGATGTGCCGGCAGGCAGCAAGTCGATCAGTCCGTCGCCAGTGAACGGATCGACGCTGTCGATGAGCGAAACGGGTGTCTCACCGAGTCGATCGCGAACTTTGTCCACCGTCGCTGAAAGTGAGTCCGCGTCTGTATAGAAGCTGAGTTTGAACTCGCCCTGTTTCTCCTCTTCCTGAAGTCTCAATTCGTCGAGATCATGGAGGGAGTGCTGGATGTCGCGGAACGATGAGTCTCCCATCAGTTCTTGAAGATGCTGACGGTAAGCTTCTTCAACAGCGTAATCATCGTTTACGCGAGAGAGAATTGTCGTGCCAACATCACAGATGATCCAGTCGGGTGTTGGAAGACGATATGTTGCGATCGCGTCCAGAATGATTTCGTAATGCCGACCGCTTGCGAAGCAGATGGGAATACCATTCTGCCTGAGTGCCTCCGCAAGAGTTTGCAAATCCTGGACGTGATCAGCTCGACCATCGAGGGGAATGAGAGTTCCGTCGAGATCCGTCGCGAGAATCTGTTTTCCACTCTCGTGACTTCGATTGTTCATAACGACCTGCTACGCTGAAAATGAAACGTTCCGTCGACATCCTTCTGGCCTTCACACCAACAAGGGGAGGGTATCAGGGATTCGTCGACGTCCACCGTGGCAAAGTATTCTGCTCATATGAACCTGAAAAAGCGAACCCAACAAAAAATCGTACTCATCAGTCTGCACGGGTTGATTCGAGCCAACGATCTCGAACTCGGGCGTGATGCTGATACCGGAGGGCAGGTCAAATATGTCCTCGAGCTTGCAGCAGAACTTGCGAAACATCCAGATGTGGGCGAAGTCGAACTGCTCACACGACAGATTTTCGATCCGCGCGTCAGCGATGATTACTCTCAAGTTGAAGAACCCATCACAGAGAACGCACGGATTGTTCGCATCCCGTTTGGGCCGAAACGCTATCTTCGCAAAGAGCTGTTGTGGCCGCATATTGAAGACTTCATCGATCAGACTCTGGCTCACTTCAAACGCACCGGTTTGCCTGATGTGATTCACGGCCACTATGCCGATGCCGGATTTGCAGGGGCCCAACTTGCCCGGCTCTTGCATGTCCCGTTTGTCTTCACCGGTCACTCACTCGGCCGCGTCAAACGCGAACGACTGATGGCTGCCAACAAGAAGCCGGAAGACATTGAAAAGCGGTACAAGATTTCGCGTCGAATCGAAGCGGAGGAATACGCGCTCGAGACCGCCGCCATGGTCGTGACCAGCACGACGCAGGAAGTGGAATCTCAATACGCGATGTACGAACACTATGTTCCGGATCGCATGGAAGTCATTCCGCCCGGCGTGAATCTGACCTCATTCCGTCCGCCGGCTGATGATGACTCTCGTCCTGCGATTGCTGCCGAGCTTAATCGCTTCCTGCAGGAGCCGGACAAACCGCTAATTCTAGCGATGGCTCGGCCCGATGAACGCAAGAATCTGCATACGCTTGTTGAAACATACGGTCAGAGCGAAGAATTACGTCGCATCGCGAATCTCGTTCTTGTCCTCGGAACGCGAGAAGATTTGCGAGACCTTGCCCCAGCTCAACGTAAAGTCGTACAGCAGATTCTGACCCTGATCGACGTCTACGATCTCTACGGAAAAATTGCGTACCCCAAAACTCACAGCCCTGACGACGTCCCCGATTTGTTTCGCCTCGCAGCGCAGAGTCGAGGTGTTTTTATCAATCCGGCTTTGACCGAACCATTCGGCCTAACGCTTTTGGAAGCAGCTGCCAGTGGTCTGCCGATCGTCGCCACGAACGATGGCGGACCGCGTGACATCGTGGCCAATTGCCGGAACGGGCTGCTCGTTGATCCACTTGATATCGAAGTGACGGAACAGGCGTTGCTCCGCGTTTTGACGAACGAGAAAGAATGGTCGCAATGGTCGGAGCAGGGCGTTTCCGGAGCTCACGAACACTACTCTTGGAAGCATCACGGTGAACGTTATCTGCGAGACCTGAACGAGATCCTTTCCCAAACTGCGAAACCCGCTCTCGCGAAGAAAACACCGCGGCGCCGCATCCCGGAATTCGATCGTCTGATCATCACCGACCTCGACAACACACTCACTGGGGATCAAGAGGGTCTTGATGAATTTGTCCGTCTGATTGAGGAGCAGGATCACATCGGTTTCGGAATCGCAACTGGCCGAACACTGCAAAGTGCATGTGAACTCATCGAAGAACTCGGCTTGCCGTTCCCCGACTTGATTGAATCGGGAGTTGGAACTGAACTGCATTACGGCAGCCAACTTACTTCGGATTCGAGTTGGGATCGGGAGATTGGCTACAACTGGAACCGACGAAAGATTCAAGAGATTCTGGCTGATCAATCGGGTTTGTTCTTACAGCCGGAAGTCAATCAGTCACGTTTCAAACTGAGCTATAATTACGACGCAGACAAAGCACCGTCTCTCGCAGACTTGAGAAAGATTATTCGCGAAGCCAAGCTCCGCGCGAATCTGATTCTGTCGCATCAAATGTATCTGGATGTGATTCCCGTCCGGGGAGGAAGCGGAAACACGATGCGGCACGTCGCTTACAAATGGAGTTTTCAGCCCGAACATATTCTTGTCGCCGGAGATTCCGGGAACGATGAAGGCATGTTGAAGGGGCGAACTCTCGGCGTAGTCGTCGGGAATCACAGCCCGGAACTTGAATCACTCCGTGGGCTCCCGCGGATCTACTTCGCCGAAGCGCATCACGCACGCGGCATCCTCGAAGGCATCAACTACTACCAGTTTCTGGATCACATAGTAATTCCGAATGATCGAACCGAATGAAAGCCTCCAGTTCACCGATCTCGGCTTCGAAGCGGAACTGTCTCTGAAACGAATTCTTCCCAGAGTTCTCAGCGTTTGGTCAGAGGAAGAAGTCCATGACCTCGACGTACAACGTTTCGTTCGCCGACTCGAGCAACACTGGCCAACTCTGTTCCGTCACCTGTTTGAACTGTACGGACGCCGCTACGATTTCTTCTATCACCTGGAGGAAATCGCCAGGACCGCTGCGCTATCGTGGAAAAGCCGTTCTGCCCCGTTGAAGAAGCTCGACGAGCAACGAATTCACGAGCCGGACTGGTTTCAGTCGGAACGAGTTGTCGGAGGAGCACTTTACGTTGACCTGTTCAGCGAAAATCTCGGGAAGCTTCGCGAACACATCGGCTACTTTAAAGAACTCGGGCTGACCTATCTTCACCTGATGCCGTTGTTCGCTGTGCGTCCCGGAGACAACGACGGCGGCTACGCGATCAGCAATTATCGATCGATTGACCCGCGCCTCGGCACCATCGACGACCTCTGCCTGTTGGCGGACGACCTGCGAGAAGCGGGCATCAGCCTCGTGCTCGACTTCGTATTCAATCACACCTCGGATGATCACATCTGGGCTAAGCAAGCTCAGTCGGGAAACAAAGAATACCAGCAGTTCTATTACATCTTTCCCGATCGTACGATTCCCGATCAGTATGAGCGTACGCTTCGAGAGATCTTTCCGACTGTCCGCCGTGGAAACTTCACCTGGCAGGATGGGATGGAGCAGTGGGTCTGGACCACATTCAACAGCTTCCAGTGGGACTTGAACTACCAGAACCCGTCGGTCTTCCGCTCGATGCTGGAAGAGATGCTCTTCATTGCCAATACGGGAGTCGACATCCTGCGACTGGACGCAGTGGCATTCATTTGGAAACAGATGGGAACCAGCTGCGAGAATCTGCCTCAAGCCCACACAATTATTCGGGCGTACAATGAACTCGCTCGAATCGCTGCTCCGGGCCTTGTTTTCAAATCGGAAGCAATTGTTCATCCGGATGATGTTGTGAAATACATCGGGGCGGATCAGTGCCAGATCTCGTACAACCCGACACTGATGGCTCTGTTGTGGGAGTCACTGGCAACTCGCGAGACGAAGCTGTTGTTCAAGTCTCTCACCCATCGTCATCAACTCCCCCAGCGAACCTCATGGGTCAACTACCTGAGATGCCATGATGACATCGGCTGGACTTTTGATGATCAGGATGCTGCCGAGATCGGCATCAATGGGTATGACCATCGGCAATTTCTGAACGAGTTTTACACTGGTCAGTTCGCAAATTCGTTTGCCCGTGGAGTTCCCTTCCAACACAACCCTCAAACGGGTGATATGAGAATCTCGGGAACTCTGGCATCTCTGGCAGGGTTGGAGCAGGCCCTGCTCACCGGTGATCGCGATCTGATCGAACTGGCAATTCGCCGCATCACGCTACTTCAAGGCATCATCCTCAGCGTCGGCGGAATACCGCTTCTCTATCTGGGTGAGGAGTGGGGATTGCTGAATGATTACGATTTCGTCAAAGACCCTGCCAAAGCAGGCGACACGCGTTGGG
This is a stretch of genomic DNA from Thalassoglobus sp. JC818. It encodes these proteins:
- a CDS encoding HAD-IIB family hydrolase, with the protein product MNNRSHESGKQILATDLDGTLIPLDGRADHVQDLQTLAEALRQNGIPICFASGRHYEIILDAIATYRLPTPDWIICDVGTTILSRVNDDYAVEEAYRQHLQELMGDSSFRDIQHSLHDLDELRLQEEEKQGEFKLSFYTDADSLSATVDKVRDRLGETPVSLIDSVDPFTGDGLIDLLPAGTSKAYALNWWADAQGVKHENIVYAGDSGNDLAAFQAGFRSIVVQNAPDWLAEKVAEHHSSKDWTNRFYRAERDATSGVLEGCRHFGLIGE
- a CDS encoding HAD-IIB family hydrolase yields the protein MNLKKRTQQKIVLISLHGLIRANDLELGRDADTGGQVKYVLELAAELAKHPDVGEVELLTRQIFDPRVSDDYSQVEEPITENARIVRIPFGPKRYLRKELLWPHIEDFIDQTLAHFKRTGLPDVIHGHYADAGFAGAQLARLLHVPFVFTGHSLGRVKRERLMAANKKPEDIEKRYKISRRIEAEEYALETAAMVVTSTTQEVESQYAMYEHYVPDRMEVIPPGVNLTSFRPPADDDSRPAIAAELNRFLQEPDKPLILAMARPDERKNLHTLVETYGQSEELRRIANLVLVLGTREDLRDLAPAQRKVVQQILTLIDVYDLYGKIAYPKTHSPDDVPDLFRLAAQSRGVFINPALTEPFGLTLLEAAASGLPIVATNDGGPRDIVANCRNGLLVDPLDIEVTEQALLRVLTNEKEWSQWSEQGVSGAHEHYSWKHHGERYLRDLNEILSQTAKPALAKKTPRRRIPEFDRLIITDLDNTLTGDQEGLDEFVRLIEEQDHIGFGIATGRTLQSACELIEELGLPFPDLIESGVGTELHYGSQLTSDSSWDREIGYNWNRRKIQEILADQSGLFLQPEVNQSRFKLSYNYDADKAPSLADLRKIIREAKLRANLILSHQMYLDVIPVRGGSGNTMRHVAYKWSFQPEHILVAGDSGNDEGMLKGRTLGVVVGNHSPELESLRGLPRIYFAEAHHARGILEGINYYQFLDHIVIPNDRTE
- a CDS encoding alpha-amylase family glycosyl hydrolase, with amino-acid sequence MIEPNESLQFTDLGFEAELSLKRILPRVLSVWSEEEVHDLDVQRFVRRLEQHWPTLFRHLFELYGRRYDFFYHLEEIARTAALSWKSRSAPLKKLDEQRIHEPDWFQSERVVGGALYVDLFSENLGKLREHIGYFKELGLTYLHLMPLFAVRPGDNDGGYAISNYRSIDPRLGTIDDLCLLADDLREAGISLVLDFVFNHTSDDHIWAKQAQSGNKEYQQFYYIFPDRTIPDQYERTLREIFPTVRRGNFTWQDGMEQWVWTTFNSFQWDLNYQNPSVFRSMLEEMLFIANTGVDILRLDAVAFIWKQMGTSCENLPQAHTIIRAYNELARIAAPGLVFKSEAIVHPDDVVKYIGADQCQISYNPTLMALLWESLATRETKLLFKSLTHRHQLPQRTSWVNYLRCHDDIGWTFDDQDAAEIGINGYDHRQFLNEFYTGQFANSFARGVPFQHNPQTGDMRISGTLASLAGLEQALLTGDRDLIELAIRRITLLQGIILSVGGIPLLYLGEEWGLLNDYDFVKDPAKAGDTRWVHRPRMKWEYLQELDDHHNGNGGSIRTRLFTTVKRMIAIRKDSAALSGQKMELISLRNPHVLAYVRMNDSARMVILANFSEEPQEISGNQIRTAGFGHFFQDVLDGSELNTSEGISLSPYQVRWLNRV